TCACGACTGGGCGGCACACCAGCGCTCCAACCTCAAGCTCGGCAGCGTACGGCTCTGCCGCGTCGATGAGCGATTGACTGTAGCGAGTGTGGTTGCACAACACGGCTACGGACCCTCGGAAAAGCCTCGAATCAGATATACCGCCCTTAGAGAGGGCCTGCGGTCCGTCGCAAAGGCGGCGGCCGTCCGCAGTGCATCGATCCACATGCCGCGAATTGGAACCGGTCAAGCCGGCGGGTCATGGGATATCATATCAGACATCGTTGAGGAGGCATTTGTCGACGAAGGAATACCGGTCACCGTATATGATTTGCCCGGCACAAAGGTTCGGGTCGCTCCGCAGATAACGTTCGACCTATTCTGATCCTTCGGAACTTCGCCCTGAGGAAACATGGGACTACGAGTCATCGTGCTATCAGGTCCGGTGGTCGGAGGAAAGTCTAATCTCGCAGAAGCGCTGGAGTCCCAATTTGGGATTCGCCGCGTCAAGACTCAGGACATTATCGTCGAGTTGACCGGCGTCGATCGCGATCGCAAGGCGCTTCAGCAAGCTGGCGAGAAACTCGACCGTACAACGGACGGGGCGTGGGTTGCGCGAGCCTTGACTAGGGTCGTTACTGGCAATGACTCAACGAATCTCGATTCTACGCACGACTCCTGGGTCCTTGTAGACGCAGTGCGAATTCCGTCACAGATCGAGCACATTCGACGGTCGTTTGGCCTTCGCGTAGTTCACATTCACGTGACTGCACCTCGCGAAGAATTGGCACGGCGATATGAGATTAGGAAAGCGTCGCATCCGGCAATGGCGGAACTCCCTACCTACGAGGAAGTAGCATCCAATCCCACCGAAGCTGCGGTCGATCAACTGCAAGACCTAGCTGATCTCGTGATTAATACGCTCCACAGCACCAGGGAAGATGTTGTAGTACGCGTCGCCGCGCAGCTTGGACTCTTCGGACGAGGGTTCGATAAGTTGGTCGATGTGTTGGTTGGCGCGGAATATGGAAGTGAGGGCAAAGGACAAATATCCGCGTACCTCGCACCGGAATATGACGTACTAGTTCGCGTCGGCGGGCCGAACGCTGGGCACCGCGTGTATGAAGAGCCGCAGGCAATGACCTATCATCACCTGCCTTCCGGAACTAACCGGAATCAGAACGCTCACATAGTGCTCGGGGCTGGTGCGGTTCTGAGAGTCAGCGAACTGTTGCCCGAGATATACGCAGCTCACGTCGAGGCTAAGCGGCTTTCGATTGATCCTCAGGCCATGATCGTAACGGATGAGGATGTTGAGGCGGAGCGTAGACTCACAGCCGCGATTGGATCGACCGGAAGTGGTGTCGGTGTTGCGACGGCACGTAAGGTCCTCCGAGAGATCGCGGAGCGGCCGGTGACGCTCGCAAAGGACGTTGCGGAATTGCAGCCCTATGTCCGCGACACACTTGCTGTGCTCGACCGCTCATTTTCCAGAGGGCACCGCGTTTTCCTCGAGGGCACTCAAGGAACGGGGCTATCTCTTCATCACGGTTCCTATCCCCACGTCACCTCACGCGATACGACAGTCGCGGGTTGTCTCTCAGAAGCAGGGATACCGCCCGGTCGAGTCAGGCGGGCGATAATGGTTTGCCGAACCTATCCAATTCGCGTCGAAAGCCCGAAGGGGCGAACATCCGGCCCGATGAGTCGGGAGCTTAAGTGGCAGGAGATTGCCAACCGATCGGGAATTGACCTCGAAGAGTTGCTAGAGGCGGAAAAGACCTCGCGTACGAAAAAGCAAAGGCGAATTGGCGAGTTTGATTGGACGCTAATTCGGCGAGCTGCCTCACTGAACGCCCCAACCGATATCGCGCTGTCATTCGCCGACTATTTTTCCATCGCGAATCGAAAAGCTCGTCGTTTTGAACAGCTGACACCGGAGACCATCTACTTCATCTCCGAGCTGGAGAGAGTCACTTTCGCGCCAGTCTCGCTCATCGCCACACGCTTCCGCTTTCGAAGCGTTATCGACAGGCGTGCGTGGTAACACCCTAGTCCAAGCATGGGAATCGACATCCAAGAAATCGTCCGGCTTCGTCCGTATCTCTTCCATCTCACCGACACGCGGAACGTAGAACGAATCCTCCGCACCCGGGTTCTGGAGCCGGCTTCACATATCATGGCGCTCGCCGGTCGCGAAGATTTGGCGGCCGTGAAGCGCGCTATGCATGTTAAGGTGTCAGTTGGCGGTGACGACGTTTTTCTCCGCGACCAAGCGCCGCTCTACGCTGGTAACATGAAGCTTCCCCCGGGGTGGGCGTTCGACACGTTCATTCAGTCATTGAACAAACGGGTTTTCTTTTGGCCTGGCTCCAATGTAGGTCCGATCGACTACGGCGTGAGGCATTTCAATCGGTACCAGGCGGAAACGCCGAGCATTCTCCGGGTTCGACTCGCGTCCCTGTTAGACGCAAACCAAGGGATCGAACTCGAAGTTTGCCGCTACAATTCGGGATCGCCACGCTGGAGTCGCGGCATTCCTGCTCCGAGGGGCCCGTTGACGTTCGTAGATCCGGCCCGCGCCGACTTCTCGACTTCCCAAATCGTAGAGATAACCGTGCCCGGACCAGTGAATCTTCCGAACGATGTAGAGATTGGCTCGGCGCCAGCCGGCCCGTGGGTGTGCCCCTGAGTTTCGCCACAGCGGCGGGCTTCAGGTCCTTCCCTCCTAGCCTTTCCATCGTGCTCCGGTACCCGTAAAGCTTCTGGCACTCTAGAGTAAACTCACACGATATCCACACGTCATCTGTCAGCCAAACGCTTCGCTGCGCATTTGCTGCGGGGGACTTGAGCTACTTGATGGCCCTCACCGGCTCACACATTAATGGCGATTGACACAGCGGCCCTGCTGAAACTCGCTGAGCGATGGGAGGGCGTCCGGGCGGCCGAGCGGGCGAACTTTCAACCGTATCTCATCGAGCTCTGTGAGGCACTCGGAGTCGAAAGACCGGGCCCCGCTGGGAGCGGTTACCAGTTTGAGTTGCCAGTCAAAGTCATAACGCGCGACGGCGTCGAAGTATCGAATTTCCTTGATTGTCACCGGACCAACCATTTCGCCATCGAAGCGAAGGACGAAGAGCCAGGCCGCTCGACCGAACTGTTATTGCGCAAGGCATTCGGTCAGCTTCGCCACTACGTAAGCCACGCGCCGGGCGGTCTTCCGCCGTATTTGATCGTGATGGACGTCGCGCGAACCGCGATTGTTTGGGACCGCTGGAATGGCAGTTACGGTGATTGGCAGGCGGGTCGTAGAATCGATTTGACTCAGCTTGCCAATCGCGAAGAGGATGCGCGTTTCCTCGAAGCAATCTGGACCGATCCGGAGTCACTCAATCCCCGATCGCGCGCCCAAGCCGTAACCAAGGAAGTCGCAGGCTACCTCGCGAACCTCGCTCGAAGTCTCGAAGCTGAGGGATACGAACAGGAGCGCGTTGCAAGGTTCACGATGCGATGCGTGTTCACAATGTTCGCAGAGGACATCGGCTTACTAGCCGACGAACCATTCCGCCAAATCCTTGAGCGGTGCTCCGATGATCCTGCGGCGTTCCAGGAGCAGGCGCTTGCTCTCTGGCAAGCGATGGACGAGGGTAAGCGCTTCGACTGGAAGAAACTCATGCGGTTCAATGGCCACTTCTTCCGCGATGCAGAAGCGCTCCCACTGACGAAGCAAGCCCTTACCGTCATGCGGCTGGCGGCAGAAGCCGACTGGCAGGATGTGGAACCCGCCATTTTCGGTACGTTGCTGACTCGCGCGCTCGATCCCGGAGAACGTCACCGATTGGGAGCTGAGTTCACGCCCAGGGAATTCGTGGAGCGCGTCGTCACTCCAACCGTGGAAGAACCCATCCGTGAGCGGTGGAAGACCGTACAGGCGGCGGTGCTTCAGCTCTCCGAAGGCGGCAAGAAACGGGAAGCCGAAAGGCGGCTAAGGGAATTTCACGAATGGATGAAGTCCCTTCGCTTCTTGGATCCGGCATGCGGGTCCGGAAATTTTCTGTATGTGACCATGCACGTTGTGAAGCGAATCGAGTTGGAGGTTCTACGGGAGTTGGATGCCGTCACCGGAAAGCACGAACTTCTCTTTGAGGAAGTTCACCCGCGGCAATTCTATGGATTGGAAATCAAGCAATGGGCCCGCGAAATAGCGGAGCTTGTGCTTTGGATCGGCTATCATCAGTTCTGGCGCGCTCACCATACTCACCGACCACAGGAACCGATTCTTCAGGACACAGGCACGATCGAATGCCGGGACGCTGTTCTCGGCTGGTCGGATCGAAAGCGCGACGTTTCTCGAGATGAGCCCGACCTAACCCCGCGCCTTCCGCATCCTGTTACCGGCCAGAGAATTCCTGACCCGGACGCGCGGCGGCCATATTTCGTTCATGAAGATGCCTGTATCGCGCCTTGGCCTCAGGCCGACTTCATTGTCGGAAACCCGCCGTACATTGGCGGGACGTCGATGCGCGAAGCGCTCGGAAGCGGTTATGTGGATGCGTTGCGTCATGTGTACGCAAACGATCTCCCGGAGGGCGCTGACTTCGTCATGTATTGGTGGTTTCGTTCCGCAGCGGAGGTAGCCGCTGGCCGAACCATTCGCGCGGGCCTCATCACTACAAACTCCATCAGTCAGAAGCGCAATCGCGCTGTGGTTGAAACTGCCGAAGCCGCCGGTGCTCGGGTTGTGTGGGCCATCGCGGACCATCCTTGGGTCGATGACGAGGACGGCGCCTCCGTCCGAGTTGCGCTAACGGTCATTTCTTCTGGTCCCGGTCCCGCGCGGCTCGTCACCGTTGACGACGATGCGCGAATTATCGGCGATGCTCAGGCCGAGCGCCTGAACTCCGACCTGTCAATAACAGTCGATATCCCAGCGGCCACGCGGATTCCCTTGCTGGCCAACCGTGGCCTTTCGTCGAATGGGTTCAACCTGAGGGGTGCAGGCTTCATCGTCGACAATGAGGAAGCCTTGTCGATGCTGGCGGCTGACTCGAAGATGGCGGCCGTGTTGCGGCCGTACCGCAACGGACGCGACCTGACGGGGCGACCACGCAATGCATATCTGATCGACTTCAATACACGCTCGAAGGAAGAAGCCTCCGAGTTTCCTGCTCTGTTCAACATCTTGCACGACCGGGTGAAGCCAGAGCGAGCCGTGAAGAAGGAGGCGCAGGCGAGAGATCTTTGGTGGCAATTGTGGCGGACGCGGGGCGAACTCAGACAGGCGCTGACCGGTTTATCGCGCTACATCGTCACGGTAGAGACGTCAAAGCATCGGTTCTTTGAATTCCTCGATGCTGCGGTTGCACCTGATCACTCGCTCGTTGTAGTCGCCTCCGACGACGCGTTTCATCTCGGCGTGCTATCGTCAACTGTTCATGTCCGTTGGGCGCTCGCTGCCGGGAGCAGATTGGGTGTAGGAAACGATCCCCGATATAACAAATCCGTTTGCCTCGACCCGTTTCCCTTCCCCGAGCCGTCCGATGTTCTGCGGAAGCGTATTTCGAAGACGGCGGAACGCATCGACAAAGATCGCAAGCACGCGCTCAGTCGTGACAAACGCGTAACGATGACCGGGATATACAACGTCATCGACAAGCTGCGACAAGGCGTTGCCCTTGAGGCTCAGGAACGCGTCGTTCATGAGATATCGGCATGTGGAGTCCTGATGGAATTGCACGAGGAACTCGACGTGCTAGTCGCGGAGGCCTACAACTGGAGCTGGCCTCTCAACGAAACGACGATCCTGGATCGTCTGGTCACCTTGCACGACGAGAGGGTACGCGAGGAGAACGCTGGTACTGTGCGCTGGCTCCGGCCAGCGTATCAGTCCAATCGCTTCGCAAGCGAGCTGCCCTCGTCGGAGCTAGAGCTCGATCAAGCCACCCCCAAGGCAGCAAAGAAAGCGAAGAAGCCTCCATTCCCGGGCGATGTGATCG
This genomic stretch from Gemmatimonadaceae bacterium harbors:
- a CDS encoding adenylosuccinate synthetase, which codes for MGLRVIVLSGPVVGGKSNLAEALESQFGIRRVKTQDIIVELTGVDRDRKALQQAGEKLDRTTDGAWVARALTRVVTGNDSTNLDSTHDSWVLVDAVRIPSQIEHIRRSFGLRVVHIHVTAPREELARRYEIRKASHPAMAELPTYEEVASNPTEAAVDQLQDLADLVINTLHSTREDVVVRVAAQLGLFGRGFDKLVDVLVGAEYGSEGKGQISAYLAPEYDVLVRVGGPNAGHRVYEEPQAMTYHHLPSGTNRNQNAHIVLGAGAVLRVSELLPEIYAAHVEAKRLSIDPQAMIVTDEDVEAERRLTAAIGSTGSGVGVATARKVLREIAERPVTLAKDVAELQPYVRDTLAVLDRSFSRGHRVFLEGTQGTGLSLHHGSYPHVTSRDTTVAGCLSEAGIPPGRVRRAIMVCRTYPIRVESPKGRTSGPMSRELKWQEIANRSGIDLEELLEAEKTSRTKKQRRIGEFDWTLIRRAASLNAPTDIALSFADYFSIANRKARRFEQLTPETIYFISELERVTFAPVSLIATRFRFRSVIDRRAW
- a CDS encoding DNA methyltransferase produces the protein MAIDTAALLKLAERWEGVRAAERANFQPYLIELCEALGVERPGPAGSGYQFELPVKVITRDGVEVSNFLDCHRTNHFAIEAKDEEPGRSTELLLRKAFGQLRHYVSHAPGGLPPYLIVMDVARTAIVWDRWNGSYGDWQAGRRIDLTQLANREEDARFLEAIWTDPESLNPRSRAQAVTKEVAGYLANLARSLEAEGYEQERVARFTMRCVFTMFAEDIGLLADEPFRQILERCSDDPAAFQEQALALWQAMDEGKRFDWKKLMRFNGHFFRDAEALPLTKQALTVMRLAAEADWQDVEPAIFGTLLTRALDPGERHRLGAEFTPREFVERVVTPTVEEPIRERWKTVQAAVLQLSEGGKKREAERRLREFHEWMKSLRFLDPACGSGNFLYVTMHVVKRIELEVLRELDAVTGKHELLFEEVHPRQFYGLEIKQWAREIAELVLWIGYHQFWRAHHTHRPQEPILQDTGTIECRDAVLGWSDRKRDVSRDEPDLTPRLPHPVTGQRIPDPDARRPYFVHEDACIAPWPQADFIVGNPPYIGGTSMREALGSGYVDALRHVYANDLPEGADFVMYWWFRSAAEVAAGRTIRAGLITTNSISQKRNRAVVETAEAAGARVVWAIADHPWVDDEDGASVRVALTVISSGPGPARLVTVDDDARIIGDAQAERLNSDLSITVDIPAATRIPLLANRGLSSNGFNLRGAGFIVDNEEALSMLAADSKMAAVLRPYRNGRDLTGRPRNAYLIDFNTRSKEEASEFPALFNILHDRVKPERAVKKEAQARDLWWQLWRTRGELRQALTGLSRYIVTVETSKHRFFEFLDAAVAPDHSLVVVASDDAFHLGVLSSTVHVRWALAAGSRLGVGNDPRYNKSVCLDPFPFPEPSDVLRKRISKTAERIDKDRKHALSRDKRVTMTGIYNVIDKLRQGVALEAQERVVHEISACGVLMELHEELDVLVAEAYNWSWPLNETTILDRLVTLHDERVREENAGTVRWLRPAYQSNRFASELPSSELELDQATPKAAKKAKKPPFPGDVIGQIGAIKRVLSAQTLGAQEITSHFSGAKADLVRRHLETLMLMGEIHQNPDGRFQGLA